A single genomic interval of Pseudochaenichthys georgianus chromosome 3, fPseGeo1.2, whole genome shotgun sequence harbors:
- the trip4 gene encoding activating signal cointegrator 1, with translation MSEALLQWCVNQLHHKFGLESCEDIVQYVLSIENAEEIKDYMGDLLQGTDGRKGLFIDEFVSRWMKTQRQTTDSSSLFHLKEPLSSPDTQDMSKDSLKKSKRKGRNKQEVMAVSQSEPEPEAVKTPIDLMRAQENTSSSSTKKKSKFVNLYAKEGQDKMSILFPGRHACECLAQKHNLINNCISCGRIVCDQEGSGPCLFCGNLVCTREEQEILQRDSNKSQKLRKKLMGDGGERDYLPNQEAKMKAGLEKAVQHKEKLLEYDKNSVKRTQVLDDESDYFATESNQWLSPNEREKLRKKEEELRDLRHASRKDRKITLDFAGRKVLDEGNNLNDYYDKLDETLRAMNSDSPSKSPMFSRQGGRQTLGDLVNPNIMQAAPEWVDVGGSEGYKKNTKQGKSSAEEKGGEDRQKLRLQDKDLQEMADGGWCLSMHQPWATLLVRGIKRVEGRTWYSSHRGRLWIAAAAKQPSPQEIAEVEAMYRHIYKKDPRFPKDYPTGCLLGCVNMTDCLSQEQFREQFPNTCEESASPFVFICTNAQEMLVKFPMKGKHKIWKLESQYHQGAKKGLVPSAAD, from the exons ATGTCGGAGGCATTGTTGCAGTGGTGTGTGAACCAGCTACACCACAAGTTCGGGCTGGAGTCATGTGAAGACATCGTCCA ATATGTTCTATCCATCGAAAATGCTGAGGAGATTAAGGATTATATGGGAGACCTCCTGCAGGGCACAGATGGGAGGAAAGGACTGTTCATAGATGAGTTTGTCAGCAGATGGATGAAGACTCAGAGACAGACCACAGATAGCTCAAGTCTTTTCCATCTCAAGGAACCTTTATCATCTCCAG ATACACAGGACATGAGCAAAGACTCCCTGAAAAAGTCTAAACGCAAGGGCCGTAACAAACAGGAAGTAATGGCTGTGAGCCAATCAGAGCCTGAGCCAGAGGCAGTGAAAACCCCCATTGATCTGATGAGG GCCCAGGAAAACACAAGTTCATCCTCAACAAAGAAGAAGAGTAAGTTTGTCAATCTCTATGCTAAAGAGGGGCAAGACAAGATGTCCATCTTGTTCCCAGGTCGACATGCTTGTGAGTGCCTCGCCCAAAAGCACAATCTTATCAATAACTGCATCAGCTGTGGTCGCATCGTATGTGACCAAGAGGGCTCTGGACCCTGCCTCTTCTGTGGAAACCTG GTGTGCACAAGAGAGGAGCAGGAGATCCTGCAACGAGACTCCAACAAAAGCCAGAAGCTAAGAAAGAAGCTTATGGGAG ATGGTGGAGAAAGAGATTATCTACCAAACCAAGAGGCCAAGATGAAGGCTGGCTTGGAAAAAGCTGTCCAGCACAAGGAGAAACTACTGGAATATGATAAGAACAG TGTGAAGAGAACACAGGTTCTGGATGATGAGTCGGATTACTTTGCCACTGAATCCAATCAGTGGTTGTCACCCAATGAGAGAGAAAAGCTGAGGAAGAAGGAAGAGGAGCTGAGAGACCTTCGCCATGCCTCTCGCAAGGATAGGAAGATCACGCTGGACTTTGCTGGTAGAAAAGTGCTTGATGAAGGAAACAACCTCAATGACTACTACGACAA GTTGGATGAGACCCTCAGGGCTATGAACAGCGACTCTCCTTCAAAATCCCCAATGTTTTCGAGACAAGGTGGAAGGCAGACCCTCGGAGATCTGGTCAACCCCAACATAATGCAAGCTGCACCTGAG TGGGTGGATGTCGGAGGCAGTGAAGGCTACAAGAAAAACACGAAGCAGGGAAAGAGCTCGGCGGAGGAAAAGGGAGGAGAAGATCGTCAAAAGCTGAGGCTCCAAGACAAGGACCTGCAGGAGATGGCTGACGGGGGCTGGTGCCTGAGCATGCACCAACCGTGGGCCACACTGCTGGTCAGAGGCATCAAGAG ggTCGAGGGGCGGACTTGGTACTCATCCCATCGGGGTCGTCTTTGGATTGCTGCTGCAGCCAAGCAGCCATCTCCACAGGAGATTGCTGAGGTGGAAGCCATGTACCGCCATATTTACAAGAAAG ATCCAAGGTTTCCTAAAGACTACCCCACCGGCTGCCTGTTGGGATGCGTCAATATGACGGACTGCCTCTCTCAGGAGCAGTTCAGAGAACAG